From Pseudomonas oryzicola, the proteins below share one genomic window:
- the nirD gene encoding nitrite reductase small subunit NirD, protein MNLSNAAVKTHENWQVVCQADDLVADSGVVVWLDGAQVALFYLPGQAQPLYAVDNRDPRSGANIIGRGLVGSVQGELVVAAPLYKQHFSLESGECLEDSGQRLRVWPVRLNGEAVELAVA, encoded by the coding sequence ATGAACTTGTCCAATGCTGCGGTGAAAACCCACGAGAACTGGCAGGTGGTGTGCCAGGCCGATGACCTGGTGGCCGATTCCGGGGTAGTGGTTTGGCTCGACGGGGCTCAGGTGGCGCTGTTCTACCTGCCGGGGCAGGCGCAGCCGCTGTACGCGGTGGACAACCGCGACCCGCGGTCCGGCGCCAACATCATCGGCCGCGGGCTGGTGGGCAGTGTGCAGGGCGAGTTGGTGGTGGCCGCGCCGTTGTACAAGCAGCACTTCAGCCTGGAGAGCGGGGAATGCCTGGAGGATAGCGGGCAGCGCCTGCGGGTGTGGCCGGTGCGCTTGAACGGGGAGGCGGTGGAGTTGGCTGTGGCCTGA